From Brassica rapa cultivar Chiifu-401-42 chromosome A06, CAAS_Brap_v3.01, whole genome shotgun sequence:
TTTGCCAAGACCAATCTATGGATCAGAATCCTTACAGGAGGAAACCGTCTCCGATcagcaccaccaccaccggcggTTCAAATCCCCTCCCTACCTCCGAACTACTTCCGATGAAGTTTCTCAGCTTTGGTACGTTGAAGCTCACCAGAACCTTCACCACTTGCTTGATACTCTTCTCTGTGCTACTAGCATTCTCAATGATCTTCCACCACCACCCATCTGATCCGAATCGGGTAATGGGTTTCGCCGAGGCAAGAGTTCTCGATGGCAGAGACTACTCCAATGTTACTACTACCAATGGTAAGTCGAAGTTTAGATCTTTACTGCATTTGCCTATACACGAGCTGTTTCAAAAGATCcaaagtttgaatctttctATAAAAGTAAACTCTTTGTTAGTTTAATTAGTTCACTGGATATTCACCTGAtctaaagtttgaatctttctATAAAAAATAGAGTCTTTATTGGTTTAATTTCTCCAATAGTATCTGAGGTTGTTTAGGTGAAGAAGTGTCCTTTTGTTTGGTCTTTAGCTTAAAATGATTCTCATTTGTTTTGTAGACTCAAATGATTCAGATAGACTTCTAGGAGGCCTACTCGCCACAGGGTTTGACGAAGCTACTTGCCTCAGTAGATACCAATCATCACTTTACCGCAAACCTTCACCTTACAAGCCATCTCCTTACCTCCTCTCCAAGCTCAGAAGCTACGAAACGCTTCACAAGCGTTGCGGTCCAGGCACTGAACCTTACAAGAAAGCTCTAACGCAGCTTGACCAAGACCACATTGACAACAACGGTGAATGCAAATACGTCGTGTGGGTTTCTTTCAGCGGGCTAGGGAATAGGATACTCTCTCTAGCTTCGGTTTTCCTCTACGCGCTTTTGACTGATAGAGTCTTGCTTGTAGACAGAGGGAAAGACATGGAAGATCTCTTCTGCGAGCCGTTTCCTGATATGTCTTGGTTACTCCCCTTAGATTTCCCTCTGATGTCACAGTTTGATGGGTTGAATCAAGACTCCTCTCGTTGCTACGGACACATGCTTAAGAATCATGTGGTTGATAATGATAAAACTTTGTCTCATCTTTATCTTCATCTTGTACATGACTATGGAGATCATGATAAGATGTTCTTTTGCCAAGGAGACCAAACCTTTATAGGGAAAGTCCCTTGGTTGGTTGTTAAAACAGACAACTACTTTGTTCCGTCCCTATGGCTGATCCCTGGCTTCGACGAGGAGCTAGACAAGCTGTTCCCTCAGAAAGAGACTGTCTTTCATCACTTGGGTAGATATCTTTTCCACCCAACTAACCAAGTATGGGGCTTGGTGACTAGATACTACGAAGCTTACTTGTCACAGGCCGATGAGAAGATTGGGATACAAGTAAGGGTTTTCGACGTAGGAGCAGGTCCTTTCCAACACGTGATGGATCAGATCTCATCTTGTACTCGTAAAGAGAAGCTTCTACCTGAAGTAGACACAGTAATAGAAAGATCTCACAGACTCAAAACCCCGAGAAAACACAAAGCTGTGCTTGTCACGTCTCTGAACTCAGGCTACTCGGAGAATCTAAAGAGCATGTACTGGGAGTATCCGACGCTAACAGGCGAAATCATCGGTGTTCATCAGCCGAGCCAAGAAGGCTATCAGCAGACGGAGAAGAAGATGCACAACGGGAAGGCACTTGCGGAGATGTACCTTTTGAGTATGACTGATAGTCTTGTGACAAGTGCTTGGTCTACGTTTGGCTATGTAGCTCAAGGTCTTGGAGGTTTGAAGCCATGGATACTCTATAAACCCGAGAACAGGACAGCTCCTGATCCTGCTTGTGGCCGGGCTATGTCTATGGAGCCTTGTTTCCACGCGCCTCCTTTCTATGACTGTAAAGCTAGAACAGGCATAGACACGGGTAAGCTAGTTCCTCATGTGAGACATTGTGAGGATATGAGCTGGGGACTTAAGCTAGTTTGATATTTTTTGATCATATGGTGATGTAACACGCTTTCTCTTGTTACAATAAAGAGCATTTTATAGAACTCTTTTAAGTTCTTGTGGTTTTGAAATTTTGCTCAAATTAGATATAAAGACAAAGAGCAATAAGTGTCTTTTTATTACCAAAGTTTCCGGTTATTTTGTATTATTGTTATCACATTCTCTTTTTCCACCTAATAGAAGATGAGAGggtaaaagagagagagagagagatcagatTTGATAtctactttccttttttttagtCTTAGGGTTTCTTAATGGATCTGTATCGCTCCAGAAGGAGACTATCTATTCCCAAAGCCATTGATACACAAACAGAAGAACAACTTGGAGTCCAAGAAAAGAGATTCAGATTGTTTGGAGTGATGAGAATCACTGAGATCTTAGCTTATTTCATGGTTATTGTCCCTGTTTTGTTAGTGATCATGGTTATATTCTTTGGACATGACTCGTATGGTCAAGGAAATGGCTTTGCCAAAGCATCAAGAATCATCCAAATCAAACCAAATGTGACATCTGAGGATGATTCAACATTGCAGACTGATCAGAATCCAAAAGGTAAACAAAACATATGTTTAAAAGTCTCTATTACTTTTTTggatatgtttttaaaaaaaagtttcatcAGATTCTGTAGATGTCTCTCTGCTTGGAGGACTACTTGTTCCTGGTTTCAACAAAGACACATGCTTGAGTAGATACCAGTCTCACCTCTACCGTAAATCTTCACCCTATAAGCCTTCTTCCTATCTCATTTCAAAGCTTAGAGCTTATGAAGAGCTTCACAAACGGTGTGGACCTGGAACCAGACCGTATACCAACGCCGAAAGACTGCTTAAACCGAAACAAACCGGTGATCCAGAACCAGAAGGATGCAAGTATGTTGTCTGGATGGAGTTCAGTGGACTAGGAAACAGGATCATCAGCATTGCCTCAGCGTTTCTTTACGCAATGTTGACTGATAGAGTCTTGCTCGTGGAAGGAGGAGAGCAGTTCTCAGACCTTTTCTGCGAACCGTTCCTTGACACCACTTGGTTATTACCAAAAGACTTCACATTAGCTAACCAGTTCACTGGCTTTGCTCAGCACTCACCTCGTTGTCATGGAGAGATGCTGAAGAGGAAACTGATCAACGGTTCTTCTGTCTTGTCTCTGTCTTATCTTTATCTCCATCTAGCTCATGACTACAACGACCACGACAAGATGTTCTTCTGCGAAGAAGACCAGAGTTTGCTTAAGAATGTTCCGTGGCTGATCATGAGGACTAACAACTTCTTTGCACCGTCTCTCTTCTTGATCCCTTCGTTTGAGGAGGAGCTTGGTTTGATGTTCCCGGAGAAAGGAACTGTGTTTCATCACTTGGGACGTTACCTTTTCCATCCTTCCAACCATGTATGGGGACTCATCACAAGATACTATGAAGCTTACTTAGCCAAAGCTGATGAGAGGATTGGTCTTCAGATAAGAGTCTTTGATGAGAAGTCTGGTGTCTCTCCACAAGTCACTAAACAAATCTTGTCATGTGTTCAAAACGAGGAGTTGTTGCCTAAACTAAGCAAACCAGGAGAAGAACAACACAAGCAGCCATCAGAAGAAGGCTCTAAACTCAAAGCTGTATTGATCACTTCTTTAACAACAGGATACTATGAGATCTTGAAGACAATGTACTGGGAGAATCCAACTGTGACAAGAGATGTGATTGGTATACACCAGCCAAGTCATGAAGGACATCAACAGACAGAGAAGCTAATGCATAACAGGAAAGCTTGGGCAGAGATGTACTTACTCAGCTTAACCGATAAGTTGGTTATCAGTGCTTGGTCTACGTTTGGGTATGTAGCACAAGGACTTGGAGGGTTAAGAGCTTGGATTCTGTATAAGCAAGAGAATCAAACCAGCTTGCTGAATCCTCCTTGTGGGAGAGCTATGTCACCGGATCCTTGCTTCCATGCTCCTCCTTACTATGACTGCAAAGCAAAGAAGGGGATTGACACAGGTAGTGTTGTGCCTCATGTTAGACACTGTGAGGAT
This genomic window contains:
- the LOC103875443 gene encoding galactoside 2-alpha-L-fucosyltransferase isoform X2; protein product: MDQNPYRRKPSPISTTTTGGSNPLPTSELLPMKFLSFGTLKLTRTFTTCLILFSVLLAFSMIFHHHPSDPNRVMGFAEARVLDGRDYSNVTTTNDRLLGGLLATGFDEATCLSRYQSSLYRKPSPYKPSPYLLSKLRSYETLHKRCGPGTEPYKKALTQLDQDHIDNNGECKYVVWVSFSGLGNRILSLASVFLYALLTDRVLLVDRGKDMEDLFCEPFPDMSWLLPLDFPLMSQFDGLNQDSSRCYGHMLKNHVVDNDKTLSHLYLHLVHDYGDHDKMFFCQGDQTFIGKVPWLVVKTDNYFVPSLWLIPGFDEELDKLFPQKETVFHHLGRYLFHPTNQVWGLVTRYYEAYLSQADEKIGIQVRVFDVGAGPFQHVMDQISSCTRKEKLLPEVDTVIERSHRLKTPRKHKAVLVTSLNSGYSENLKSMYWEYPTLTGEIIGVHQPSQEGYQQTEKKMHNGKALAEMYLLSMTDSLVTSAWSTFGYVAQGLGGLKPWILYKPENRTAPDPACGRAMSMEPCFHAPPFYDCKARTGIDTGKLVPHVRHCEDMSWGLKLV
- the LOC103875443 gene encoding galactoside 2-alpha-L-fucosyltransferase isoform X1 — translated: MDQNPYRRKPSPISTTTTGGSNPLPTSELLPMKFLSFGTLKLTRTFTTCLILFSVLLAFSMIFHHHPSDPNRVMGFAEARVLDGRDYSNVTTTNDSNDSDRLLGGLLATGFDEATCLSRYQSSLYRKPSPYKPSPYLLSKLRSYETLHKRCGPGTEPYKKALTQLDQDHIDNNGECKYVVWVSFSGLGNRILSLASVFLYALLTDRVLLVDRGKDMEDLFCEPFPDMSWLLPLDFPLMSQFDGLNQDSSRCYGHMLKNHVVDNDKTLSHLYLHLVHDYGDHDKMFFCQGDQTFIGKVPWLVVKTDNYFVPSLWLIPGFDEELDKLFPQKETVFHHLGRYLFHPTNQVWGLVTRYYEAYLSQADEKIGIQVRVFDVGAGPFQHVMDQISSCTRKEKLLPEVDTVIERSHRLKTPRKHKAVLVTSLNSGYSENLKSMYWEYPTLTGEIIGVHQPSQEGYQQTEKKMHNGKALAEMYLLSMTDSLVTSAWSTFGYVAQGLGGLKPWILYKPENRTAPDPACGRAMSMEPCFHAPPFYDCKARTGIDTGKLVPHVRHCEDMSWGLKLV
- the LOC103875444 gene encoding fucosyltransferase 2 isoform X1: MDLYRSRRRLSIPKAIDTQTEEQLGVQEKRFRLFGVMRITEILAYFMVIVPVLLVIMVIFFGHDSYGQGNGFAKASRIIQIKPNVTSEDDSTLQTDQNPKDSVDVSLLGGLLVPGFNKDTCLSRYQSHLYRKSSPYKPSSYLISKLRAYEELHKRCGPGTRPYTNAERLLKPKQTGDPEPEGCKYVVWMEFSGLGNRIISIASAFLYAMLTDRVLLVEGGEQFSDLFCEPFLDTTWLLPKDFTLANQFTGFAQHSPRCHGEMLKRKLINGSSVLSLSYLYLHLAHDYNDHDKMFFCEEDQSLLKNVPWLIMRTNNFFAPSLFLIPSFEEELGLMFPEKGTVFHHLGRYLFHPSNHVWGLITRYYEAYLAKADERIGLQIRVFDEKSGVSPQVTKQILSCVQNEELLPKLSKPGEEQHKQPSEEGSKLKAVLITSLTTGYYEILKTMYWENPTVTRDVIGIHQPSHEGHQQTEKLMHNRKAWAEMYLLSLTDKLVISAWSTFGYVAQGLGGLRAWILYKQENQTSLLNPPCGRAMSPDPCFHAPPYYDCKAKKGIDTGSVVPHVRHCEDISWGLKLVDNS
- the LOC103875444 gene encoding fucosyltransferase 2 isoform X2; translated protein: MDLYRSRRRLSIPKAIDTQTEEQLGVQEKRFRLFGVMRITEILAYFMVIVPVLLVIMVIFFGHDSYGQGNGFAKASRIIQIKPNVTSEDDSTLQTDQNPKDVSLLGGLLVPGFNKDTCLSRYQSHLYRKSSPYKPSSYLISKLRAYEELHKRCGPGTRPYTNAERLLKPKQTGDPEPEGCKYVVWMEFSGLGNRIISIASAFLYAMLTDRVLLVEGGEQFSDLFCEPFLDTTWLLPKDFTLANQFTGFAQHSPRCHGEMLKRKLINGSSVLSLSYLYLHLAHDYNDHDKMFFCEEDQSLLKNVPWLIMRTNNFFAPSLFLIPSFEEELGLMFPEKGTVFHHLGRYLFHPSNHVWGLITRYYEAYLAKADERIGLQIRVFDEKSGVSPQVTKQILSCVQNEELLPKLSKPGEEQHKQPSEEGSKLKAVLITSLTTGYYEILKTMYWENPTVTRDVIGIHQPSHEGHQQTEKLMHNRKAWAEMYLLSLTDKLVISAWSTFGYVAQGLGGLRAWILYKQENQTSLLNPPCGRAMSPDPCFHAPPYYDCKAKKGIDTGSVVPHVRHCEDISWGLKLVDNS